Proteins encoded together in one Miscanthus floridulus cultivar M001 chromosome 16, ASM1932011v1, whole genome shotgun sequence window:
- the LOC136510645 gene encoding BAG family molecular chaperone regulator 1-like produces the protein RAHGGMLVQKRSPDTDAPAGVPVPTIRVKVKFNGVYHEIYINSQASFGELKKLLSARMGLHPEDQKLVYKDKERGSKAFLDMAGVKDSSKMVLLEDPAAQAKRLLEQRRTDKADPAGDGIPRRIRSVAARGGRIWRARMFLETDARKIASFKRGFSPKLMKTLANSKCATFNKFVSDALTQENQNNIYSASKSHKRAYEVGASQSKAPIAARP, from the exons CGCGCGCACGGCGGGATGCTGGTGCAGAAGCGGAGCCCCGACACGGACGCCCCCGCCGGTGTGCCAGTCCCCACCATCCGCGTCAAGGTCAAGTTCAACGGCGTCTACCACGAGATCTACATCAACTCGCAGGCCTCCTTCG GTGAGCTGAAGAAGTTGCTGTCGGCGCGGATGGGGCTGCACCCCGAGGACCAGAAGCTCGTGTACAAGGACAAGGAGCGGGGCTCCAAGGCGTTCCTGGACATGGCCGGCGTCAAGGACAGCTCCAAGATGGTGCTGCTTGAGGACCCCGCCGCGCAGGCCAAGCGCCTCCTCGAGCAGCGGCGCACCGACAAGGCGGATCCGGCCGGTGACGGCATCCCGAGGCGGATCCGGTCGGTGGCGGCGCGCGGTGGCCGGATCTGGCGGGCGAGGATG TTTCTTGAAACTGATGCAaggaagattgctagtttcaagagagggtttagtccgaagctgatgaagaccctAGCTAACAGCAAATGTGCCACTTTCAAtaagtttgttagtgatgctttaactcaagagaatcagaacaacatctattcagcaTCTAAGAGTCATAAGAGAGCTTATGAAGTAGGTGCATCTCAGTCAAAAGCTCCTATTGCTGCGAGACCTTAG